The following proteins are co-located in the Pyricularia oryzae 70-15 chromosome 1, whole genome shotgun sequence genome:
- a CDS encoding transcription elongation factor: protein MGKRKSSSKPPPKKKKDPLPTQFTCLFCNHEKSVDVKLDKKMGVGNLECKICGQRFQCGINYLSAAVDVYGEWVDAADAVAEQTSLENRGSGGSSSRAKPSSSRYEEEDRYAGHGVGADDDYD from the exons ATGGGCAAGCGCAAAAGCTCCTCGAAGCCGCCCCCCAAGAAGAAG AAAGATCCCCTTCCCACTCAGTTCACATGCCTGTTCTGTAACCATGAGAAGTCGGTCGACGTCAAGTTGGACAAGAAGATGGGCGTCGGCAATCTAGAATGCAAGATCTGTGGACAACGATTCCAATGTGGCATCAACT ACCTTTCCGCCGCAGTCGACGTCTACGGAGAATGGGTTGACGCCGCAGACGCCGTCGCAGAACAGACATCACTTGAAAATCGTGGCAGCGGTGGGAGCTCGAGTCGTGCCAAGCCATCTTCCAGCAGATACGAAGAAGAGGATAgatacgcgggacatggcgttgGGGCCGACGATGACTACGACTGA
- a CDS encoding GTP cyclohydrolase II: protein MATSSGNTASGATNDQIMAALKQMQEEQTRLLSMLSQGERQGLLSSTGTAGSGLDSSESDLTASPGLTGTSSAVPADEAAERDSTSPSTSGTKSNFTSRIVLTTYPKQIGINPLPMKWGAPDAVQRGPVVVQRGPSTIRRRNAIGAHGGGYSIYYALALASQELKADHRPDFTNTEPAAEIGPFPQWGDPKKIVAMDPWGHIAPFLFKDVINKENVDIRPTIAITKAHMKLPELEESVRSGRLVPDGKVCINAQGELAVTKFAVEPVWYLPGVAERFGLDEGTLRRSLFEHTGGSYPELITRGDIKVFLPPIGGLTVYCFGDPAKMSDPNSRLALRIHDECNGSDVFGSDICTCRPYLIFGIEEAVKEAQNGGSGVVIYFRKEGRALGEVTKYLVYNARKRGEDRASDYFKRTENVAGVKDMRFQALMPDILHWLGITKIDRMLSMSNMKHDAIVGQGIPIHERVELPESWIPADSRVEIDAKITAGYFTTGHRMTESELASVQGRLWEDVDH from the exons ATGGCAACCAGTAGTGGCAATACGGCGTCTGGTGCCACCAACGATCAGATCATGGCAGCCCTCAAGCAAATGCAAGAGGAACAGACTCGTCTTCTTTCTATGCTGTCTCAGGGTGAACGTCAAGGCCTGCTGTCGTCTACCGGTACTGCCGGATCAGGGCTCGATTCGTCTGAGAGTGATCTTACCGCCAGTCCGGGACTGACTGGGACTTCGTCGGCCGTGCCTGCGGATGAGGCCGCCGAACGTGATAGCACCTCACCCTCGACTTCAGGAACAAAGTCTAACTTTACGTCTCGTATCGTGTTGAC CACCTACCCGAAGCAAATCGGCATCAACCCCTTGCCCATGAAATGGGGAGCCCCCGATGCTGTCCAGAGAGGACCAGTTGTTGTCCAGAGAGGACCAAGCACTATCCGTAGACGGAACG CTATTGGAG CTCACGGTGGAGGCTACTCTATATACTACGCGCTGGCTCTTGCGAGCCAAGAGCTCAAGGCGGACCACAG GCCTGACTTTACCAACACTGAGCCGGCCGCCGAGATTGGGCCTTTCCCGCAATGGGGGGACCCGAAGAAGATCGTGGCAATGGATCCATGGGGTCATATTGCTCCGTTTCTGTTCAAGGACGTTATCAACAAAGAAAACG TCGATATCCGGCCAACTATTGCGATAACAAAAGCTCACATGAAG CTTCCTGAGCTGGAGGAGAGCGTTCGCAGTGGTAGATT GGTTCCGGATGGCAAGGTCTGCATAAATGCTCAAGGAGAGCTTGCAGTCACTAAGTTTGCCGTTGAGCCT GTGTGGTATCTCCCCGGCGTCGCAGAGCGCTTTGGCCTAG ACGAGGGAACCTTGAGGCGCTCCTTGTTTGAGCACACCGGCGGCAGCTATCCTGAG CTTATCACACGAGGCGACATCAAGGTTTTCCTGCCACCAATCG GTGGACTTACCGTCTATTGCTTCGGAGATCCTGCCAAGATGTCAGACCCAAATTCCCGGCTGGCGCTTCGGATTCACGATGAG TGCAACGGAAGCgatgtttttggttcagatATTTGCACTTGCAGACCTTACCTTATCTTCGGCATTGAAGAGGCAGTGAAAGAGGCACAGAATGGAGGCAGTGGTGTCGTCATCTACTTCCGTAAAGAAG GGAGAGCTTTGGGAGAAGTCACAAAGTATCTTGTGTACAATGCGCGCAAGCGTGGTGAGGATCGGGCTTCGGACTACTTCAAGAGGACCGAAAACGTAGCCGGAGTCAAGGATATGCGTTTCCAGGCTCTCATGCCGGATATTTTGCACTGGTTGGGCATCACTAAAATCGACAGGATGCTCAGCATGAGCAA CATGAAGCACGATGCCATTGTTGGGCAGGG AATCCCCATTCACGAAAGAGTCGAGCTTCCCGAGTCCTGGATCCCGGCAGACTCCCGTGTTGAGATTGACGCAAAGATCACAGCTG GATACTTTACAACCGGGCACCGCATGACGGAATCGGAGCTTGCTTCTGTACAGGGCAGACTGTGGGAAGA TGTCGACCACTGA